DNA sequence from the Microtus ochrogaster isolate Prairie Vole_2 linkage group LG10, MicOch1.0, whole genome shotgun sequence genome:
ACCATCTCGCCAGGCTTGGTGAACTGCTTTCATGGAATATCTAGGAGAAGATGCTCTGGGTATTGGTGCACCCTACAAGTATTCAATATTCTATTGCTATTCAGGATGAAGAACTATCTGGCTGGCAGATGATACCTCCTGCCTGGACTCCTCCACATTATCCAGAGGGATCATAAAATACTTGATTCGCTCCAGTGTTCATAGCAATGGGGTGGACTCCTTGACCTCAGCTGTGGGAAAGAAGGCAGGGCATGGGTGGGATGTCTCAGCCCAGTTGGTGGTACTCTTTAGGACAAGTGGCCCTGGGCTGGGGGTACAGCGGGAAGGAAGCTGTGTCTACACAGCATTTagtcagctccagggaatctgaaggTAAGCTCTGTCTCAATGAGTCCCAGCGCCACAGAGCCCTCAAATGAGCAGGAGAGTGGTTCCTACCTTCCTTCCGGCTCTGTTGTTGTGAAGGTTCATCAAGGCTCGGgcatccttccctttcctttccttggcGTCTACAAAGGCCCGGGCGAACTTGATCCCATAGTCAATGTTGTCGCTGCAGCCACCCCAGTCAAAGGTGCCTTTGCTGTCCTTggcacttcctttcttcttcggGTCGCAGGAACAGGACTTTAATTCTCCTTGGCTACAGGCCCTGGTGATGGCAAATACAACTCCAGCTGAGGAGATGGCGTAAACAAAGGCAGATTCCCGACTACCTGAAAcaaaaatgcttttcttaaaaGTGGTCAGAGAGCGTCTCTTAAAGTCTTCCACTTTGCTGTCACATGGTGCATCTCCTATGGTGTTCGAGGATTCTTTTCGAGATCTGAGgctatttcttttatatgaatCACTTGCACTTAAAGTAGGCTTTGATGCATTTAAATATCTAATGTCCAAAGACAgagtagaaaagataaaaaaaaaaaaaatagccttgcTCCTGGTTTCAGCAAGTCACATTCACCCCAAACCCTAGATGTCCCATAAGATTAGGACCGGCACGAGTCACTTCGTTTCTCCTTCTATAAAACAGTCTGGATTCTACAACTCTATCATTCATTCCATGGTATGGTTTAGAAGTCATCACAGCTTGGAAAAAAACTGTCAAGACAGATACTGTTGCGCATGACTATAGTGTTGGCTCCTCCAGAGGCTGGGGTGGAAGACTGCTTGAACCCAAGACATGGAGGCCAGAGCAAACAAACACCCTCCCACATCTCTCGGCATTACCGAAGATATTAAGGCAAATTTAACCTACAGACAGTGAAATACTGACATCAAGGACATCTTGGCGCTAGAGTGGGAAGAGAATTCAGGCAGCCACCAGCTCCTGGCATTAACCTGGGAGAGCTGGCTTGCCATCAACTCTCACAAGTAATTGGAAGATTGTTGAAGGCGATATGCAATATCCTTGGGTTGCATACTGTGTCTAACTACTAAGGTgatttccctttcttctggaaCACCTGCACTAAACACTGGTATCGGGTCAAAGACAGTGAAAAGCTTTTCCCTtggtttttctgaaaagaaacaaatttacCAGCTATAATTAGACTTGGGCAAGAACCCTTTGGGGGCTTTAGTAGACTTGTTCTTTATTAGAGAGCAGCCCTACTTTCACTTGCAGGCCGAGAGGTACATATTTCAGGGCAATAActacattaaattattttaataatctgtaGTAACTCATAACACAGTGTTGTGGTAGAGTGACAGATATAAGGCTCTTTGGGGGTCTGCGTGCACCTCATTTTTCAAGTGGAACTGTATTTCATTGTTATTAGCATAGCTTTTTATTAATGGCTGCTGCAGCAAATATATTAACAATCAAAATAGAGGCTGGATAAGCTAATGCCAAGGCAAGGCGGAAAGCAGAGAACCATTCAGTGGTTCAATCTGTCAAGAGCAGTGTGACTCTTTGAACCACACCAGCTGGGAGAACAGACCACTTTTTCACACTGAAACCTTGCTCATTTCCACTTGTCAGTTGGCGCTACAGGTTACTGGGCATCGTTTGCAAAATTTGCATTGCTTGTCTCATTATTAAAAACCAGGGACTCAAATCTACACCATATTAGGTGGCACTTACCCAAGCCTTTTAGGAATATCTCCACCCCAAACTCTAACCATCGGAAAAGGGAATCGGTTATTTTCAGGGATAATCACTTAGATGAGTATTTGTCACGGGTAGCAAGCAGTACTCCAGACAGAGGATTGTGAGCTCCCAGGAACGCTTTCAAAAGTTTCAGCTTATGCTCTCCGGCTCCCACATAGGTAAACAGGAACAGAGAGGTGGCGACTAATCTGGCTTGATTTTGTCTACTTTTAGATAAGCAACACTTTCATTATATATctgtttttatagttttgaaaaattccTTGCTGATAGTTGTCTGTTTTTATCACTGAAAGTCTAGTTTGGGATTTGAAGTTCAGTGTCCATATTTACAGATATCATATGTAGGAAATAATCCCACATGCTTAATGTGTTAGCCACTAATCTTATAGTTTGAGTAAGAAATTTTGTAAGTGAGGAAAAGCATGGAAGATGTGCATCATAGAATGTTAGGAACTCACAGTATTTTAAAAGCTGTAGAGGTTTTTAAGGCCCAAAATTCATTCTCAAGTGATAGCTAAACAAGCACATTAACATATtgactcaaccaaaaaaaaatggtaattttCTATAATTCAAGAATAATTTCCCGAAGAAAACATCATCTCTCTAAATATATGTTATCAGTTAAACATATTCAGTAATGTCTAGGTATCGCCACATCACGTTTTGTTTTACCTCCAGATGTTGTGGGTTCGTGTAGACATGGAGTGAAGATGTTTTCAGTTAAGTGTTTTAGATGATTCGCTAAAAGGCTGTGTGTGAAACAGTAGCATGTTTTGGGATCTGGCCTTGTAACAAAACAGAATTTGGTCATGGGTTTCTTAGAAACCCTGATTCTTCTTTAGCCCAGCACAACTGGAATAAAGCGCTCATCTAAATGGTAACATGGATGTCCCCTGGTGTGTTGCTATCTTTTGAGGGCTGAAACGCATCGAGCAGTCCTGGGCATGTAGTCGGGGTTTATTCGGgttaaaatgctttcttgtatCCTATCTTTActgtccttgttttcttttgtcttttccctCTTGAAACTTACAAGGATGAACCTTCCTaatccctttttgtttttaaagcccaTTCTAAAATTTCCGAGGTATCTACTTAAAAGACTATTTTTGGGTTTTTCACTACCTGTGAACGGTAAAttccaaatgttttaaataaaattcattctATTTTACTCAGGTCTCTGGGCACATGAGGCAATTGCTCTCCACGTCTCTGTAATCAGGGGAGATTTTAGTAGCATAATCATCTCCTTACAGCGGTGCTACCCTTCGTCTTCCTAGATCACCTAAAAGGACATTTAGGTTTCTAACAGAGAGTTCTTCGCAACTGTAGATTGAAATGCCCCTCTAAGTAATTAACTGTGAGAAGTCTGTGGATTACTTCATTGGAATTTCATGATTATTTCCAGGATAAGCTGTTGTAGGCCAAATTCAGCCTTCCGCAAACCAATGCAAAATCGCCAGTGACAGTTGCAGGGAACTGAGAAGAAGCTGGCCTGCTGTGAAGAGTGGAAACAAATCCTGGGCTGCTTTGAGGGTTTTAAGTTTTGAGCACCTTGGCAAAGGGCTCAGCATTGTCTGTAGGAAGTCCCAGTAGGAAGTCCTTGTTTACCTGAGGTCAAGTCAAAGAGGCCTTGGACCAAGTCAATGGGTTCAGCTTTCTCCCATTACAATCTCTTCCCTCTGGGTGACTCTGCAAAGTGTTCTATGAACTGACCCTCAGCTTTGGCAGAGATGCCATCTTTTGGAACATTTGTTGAAGCTGCTTCCTTTTAGGCCAGTGTCATGGCTCAGCAAGAAAAAGCTGAGTTGACTCTCAGGACCACACagtggaaacaaagaaagaaactagttTTAAACTTGTCTCCCACCTCCACAGGCCTCCCTGCCCcgtaataatattttaaaaacttaaataacttcttttcatttgtgatttaaagactgtttttttttcacccccccccccataagcaAAAAAACGTAAGAGGTCTACAGGTTTATCCCGTATAAATGGGAAGTTCCTCTCATTTAAATCACTGGAAACTCTTGATCTATTTTAATCAGGGAAAATACAGCCTGTGATGACTTGGGATGGATATTTGCAAACTCTCTTTGACAAGGGCCAGCACTAATTGATTTACTGGTGAACTAATCTAGGTGAAGTCTTAAAATTCCATGAGGCTGACATTTGCGATTATCCTGTCAAAAATTTGCGATGTCATATCGAAACTCCAAAAGGAATGCTTAAGAATATAGTTCTTAAACTAGAGAATAAAATTGCAGAGTATCACAGTAAATTAACTTTAGGGATACTCTAAGAGGGAGAGTACTACGCCCTTGGGGGATTTTAGAGACATTCATTTATGCATTTGGCCTCATAAAAGCCTAGGGCTACGATGATGACATGATAGAAACACCCTCTGGTAAGCATTACCAAGTGCACAGGCTGGATGATTTTCTTGGGAatgggagggagtggggtgggcaAAAACAAGTGTGaagttctctgtttctgtctttccacaTAAACTGTTGTATTTCTAGTCAGACTTCCAACTAACAAATGGGCAGGGTTATTTCTTGAAGGATGCTCCTCCTGCCAGCCTAGTGGATGAATGTTATTTGAAAGTAAAACTtgactttaatttattttctccgACCATATGAGAATATATCACTGGCTTTGAGTTACTTTCAAAAATCAGACATTTAAAGACCCCCTTGTATCAATTAGAAAACAGTAATTAAATATCCctctaagagaaaaagaaatctctgcATTCAGGGTCCTTAGTCTTCATTCATAAATATTCTTGCTACCTAAAAACGTAGCTGGAAAAGCAATAGGTTCTCACTACAGGTTTGCCTAGTCATTCATGTAGCAAGTGAATGAAATGGGACCTACAAAGCACAGGCACCCATCAAAGTGGAAAAAAGGAATCCAGGCTAGTCTCTGCCCTTGAGGAATTTACATTCTATGGAAAACAGTGTTAAGTAGACACAGAGTGACTCTGACGTGGTTAGTCAAACAAGAGGTCAAAGGTGAAGGTGATAAGGTAAGATTTGTCTCTCCTCACAAAATTTTCATAGTTATCTTAAGTAATAATGATAGTCTTTGGATGATCAAGAGTTTGAACACACTACCTTGATTTCTGAAAGGCTCCAGCctcagaaagacattttttttaaaaaaaaaaaaagtcaaaagagttcTGTGGTTGCTTTTTTGTCTCCAAAGACAAATTTTGATCCCAAATGTTCATGCAGTTTTGAAGTGATGGACAGAGCCAAGCGTGGAAGGAGACTAGCCTGCAATCCCTCAGCCCGTGGTCTGTCAACCTGCTCCACCAAAGACACATAGACTTGAGATAGTTCCTTGACTGCTACAGCTCTCATCTCTGGAATGAGATGATGCTATCCCAAAGCACAAACTCACTGAACAGAATGTCACTAATCACACACAGGGGCTTTGAGCACTGGTGCAGGGAGTTGGGTGAAGGCAGGAGACTCACTTCGAAGTAGGACCCGGCCAAAGAGGCTGTGGTCTCTGTCCAGGGTATTGCAGTTCCAGCGGTGCTGGCGGAACTGGTGCTGGCACTCCGCTGTCCACTCAGCCACACCCAGGCCAATAGCGCGCATCACGTCTGGGTGTCGGTGGCACAGCTGCCGCTGGCGGCTCACCAGGCCTGGCACATTGTCACACATCACCCTAGAGGAGCCACTTGTAGCTCTCATGTACCTGTGAGAAACCAACAGAAAGGCAAAAGTGATGTGAAGGGAGCTTGGTGTTCCCCAGGAGGCCAGCATCCAAAGCACCGTTTGAGTACCaattactcccccccccccccccccgctagcACTAGCAGGCAAGGGGTATTTAATTTCCATTCAGTGCAGAAGCCAGGCAAGGGAACAATGACCAATGACCTGATCAAAGCTACTTCCAAATAGAGTGCCGGCTATCTCCTGGATTTGGGGCCACCaaatgatgctttggaaagggaagTGGAGGTAGTAGCACTGTGAAGACCAGGgcttgaagggggggggggcagtgtgtTTAGGAGAACACAGAAAGAATTTCAAAAAACTGCTCTCAGGGACTGCCATATGTCTGCTTTTGGCTTTGGAGGAAGCTGACCTTTAGAAGTTCCTCACTCCCATTTGTTTGACCTAAATGTCTTCAAAACTGCCAGCATCGATCCCATTAGCACCTGCTGGGACCCCTAGGCTGCGTTTTTCTTACAAACATGGCATTCTTCCCACACTAAAGGGTCcttaaaatggttttattttctagCTCTTTTTGGTGCTTATAgaaactttttttggggggaaaaaatccTTCTATTGTTATCAAGAGCACTAAATATTTGGAAGAATCAGTCCGATAGCACCATAAAATACTTTCCAAAAAGAAACTTTAACAAAAAATTGCATCGTTATCTCTGGGCAGATGTTCTCCATTAGTCGTGAAACGTTTTGAAAGGTACCTTTTGGATAACTCAAGCTGCCACAGGGGTCTTTTGAAGTGATCAAACAAGGGGAATAGCTTCTTCTTATAGTGCCATTATTTTATATGATCATAAAATCATTACAGCTGTGACAGCTGAGAGACAATGTGACAAAATGCTGGAGCAACGAATAATATTTCTacacagatggaaacagaaataaTCCTTTTATTGAAAGAATGGTCAATCTGATAAATTCTTCTTTGGTCCTGTGTTAGCAAAGGAAAGGCTAAAGGCCTCCCTGTTCAACTCCCTTAGGAAGGAGCTTTCAcgccctccccctgccccattAGCAGCAGTGATTTGAGTGATTTGCTGTTTCTCTCAGGCACTTGGATGTGTAAATAGTCACTGACTTTAGCTGAGAGTCTTACAGTTGTCCAATACAAAAAGATGTGTGTGGGGGATAGCCAATCTTTCTGAACTTTAATATCTACCCCGGTAGTCTATGTACAAGAAAGTTACAGAGCTCTCAACTCCATCTCTTTGCAAGGTCATAAAGTTGAGAGGTGGAGATGATTTCTGCATAGGCAGAGACTACACAAAATAAACGATAGATCAGCATACAAAGACAGCAGCCTAGTTACGCTTTAGGAAGACAGTTTCGAGTAGGCTAACATCTTGGGTACCTCAGATCTAGTAGTTTTGCATCAAAGTAATAGTTCCTACCTGGAGGGCTGCCTTGTTGGGGTGAAGGACCAGAAatgtggaaggaagggaaataataCAAAATTCCAGGCTTCAGGTACTACAACTCCAACTGCCTGGACTGATTTATCTtgaggcagtttttttttttttttttgaggatgttGGGGTGGGTGGTGGCTGTTGTCGTTTTcaaggtgaacacacacacacacacacacacacacacacacacacacacacacacacacacacaNNNNNNNNNNNNNNNNNNNNNNNNNNNNNNNNNNNNNNNNNNNNNNNNNNNNNNNNNNNNNNNNNNNNNNNNNNNNNNNNNNNNNNNNNNNNNNNNNNNNacacacacacacacacacacacacacacacacacacacacacacacacacacacaccgtctcTACTACAGTTGGAGACCAGGCTAGCACATTTCTCAGCGGAATAAGATATTGGCTGCTTTTGCTGTCATTCAGCTGGATCCAAACATCCAAACATTAGAGCTCTCATTTGTGGGGCATGGGGATGTTTTTGGAGTTGTCAAAGCTAAACTGGGTTTTGGAGAAAAGCAAAGGGGTTAGGCTCAAGATGCTCTGAAAATACCGTGTTGCTCCAGAATTCACAACTACCAGGACTGGGCAACAGCCAGGGAGGGTCTATGTGACCAGTAGGGTACCCCCTTCCATCTCCAAAAATCCATCAGCACCGCGCCCATATGCGTGGACTTACCACCATGAAGAGCTGACCTCAGGGGTGTGCCAGGTCAAGAGCAGAGGGAGCCAGAGCCAGATTCCACCGAGAGGGACGTTCATATTAACCCCCTTGCGTCTACATCAGGTCAGACTCCGTGTGCGGGCGCCATGCGTGCCCGGAGCAGAAGCGCTCAGCTCCGGGAGCGCCTCGTCACGGCTGCCGGCGCCTCTGCGCCCCCGCCCCCCCGCCGCTCGCGTCTGCGGCTAGTGGTGAGACTCACTGATAAAGTTTCAAAAGACGAGCCCAGCGAGCGATAAAGGGCAGCCTGGACTGCCTCGCCCACAGCCAATTCCCCAGGCGATGCGAGCACTGGCAGCCCCAAGCTCTGCGTGCCTCCCGCGCACCCTGTCCTTTCGGTTCCCCTCCAGGCGCAGCCAAGGAAGGGGGCGCTGCGCCGGGCGGGGCGTGGGGGGCACCCGGTTTTATAGAGGAGTGGGAGAAACGATGGCAAGAGATACCTCCGGGTGAGGAGGGGTAGAGGAGGTTGGCAAACCTCGGGGTTACCCCGAGCGTCATTGAGGCAAAGGCACCTTTGGGGGAAGTTCTTAGCCAAAGAGCTTCAATGGGCTAGGGCCACCTCCGGAACATAGACTCCGCTTTGGCAAGGCTAGCTTGAAATCCCTGATCATGCAGCCTTCGGagacagcgggggggggggggggcatgaggAGGAAAGAATTGTGCCCTGGattcaagaaaaccaaaaatgattTTCAACTCATTGTTTCAATACTGGGAGGCAGGACTCATGGGAATTGGGGTCTGCTGTGTCTCAGTGGGCTAGGCTGAGAACGGAGAGCCTAGGCCTCGGAAATGAAGACCTTTGGCCTTGATTCCTGTGTTCCATACACGAAgagagtggaggagaggagatgggacCCAGAAGATCTCACGGAACAGTTTCAGCCTAAGCGCCCCTGGGAAGGTGCGGCTTTTGCGCACCCAGCTTCTCCCAGCGCTGTCGAGGGAGTGCAATAGATCACAGAGGGGCTCCTAGGCATCCAGGTGTCTGCTCCCTGGCTTGGATtacatctctccagccagggTGCCCAACCTGTGCGTCTGGCCAACGTACAGTGACGCTAGCTCGATCTTAGACCCCGGTCCCCATGGAGTAGAGTCGGGGCTTGGGCCCGAGGGTGGAACATCTTGAACAGCAACTGGCTTGTAGCCTCGAGGTTTATCACCGGAAAGAAAGACCAGGAACTCACAGCGACCATGAACTGTTCCATTGCTCTTTTCCTGGGGCGGGGGtaccaccgccaccacccaggAGCGTGCCCTGGGAATAGGGAGTATAAAGGGGTTGTATGGTCATTGTGTGTAGGGCACGAATGTTGATAGGAAGGACTCCCTACCCACATCGCCCACCTCTTGGGCCGGGATCCTCCAGAACGTCAGCTATCGCCCAGCACGGAGCGGTGAGAGGCTGGACGAGGCACAGCCCAGAGATGCCAAAAACCTGAAAGATGCTGTCATCGCCCACCCCCTTCCCCCTCGCTGTCCGTGGCAGGTCCGGCCCCTCCCAGGCTGACCCAGATACATCCCCTTTTGGGTccggaaagggaggggagggaaacaaGCACCGCGCCACCCACGACTCGGGAAGAGCAGGGCTCCGCGCCAGAGCTGCTCCGTATCACTGGGCTGCGACCCAGGGGAAGTTCTGCTTCGTCTTCGCTAGGCGAGGGAGGGGGTGTGCTGCTGTTCTGAGGTTTAGGAGGAGTGCGCACGTTGGCAGGGGAGGGCTGGGATCACTCCCAATGGCATTACCACGTACACCTCAATTTATGGTCACCAGCCTTCTTTCTGAGGGAAGCAGAGGGACAAGCTAAGATTTATCTCCACTCGCCATGGTCTCAGTTTCTGGAAGTACTGAAGTTCACTTCCAGCAGTGAATCAAAGCAGGCAATACGTGTGACTTTCGGGAAGGTAGGCAGGTTACATGACAATGAAAACGTTAACTGCTTTTGAAACTCCAGCTCACAGGTCCCACCCAGCACATTTTGTCCTCATAGTTCAGGGGCTGTTAGGAACACGTGGAGTGTGACTATCAGTTTAGgaccctttcctctccacccaGGGAATTATATGGCCGGCAGACCTGCCCTTCGGTTGATGGTGAGGCCAATGGAATGACCTAAACCTGAAACAGGCCTCCTAGAAAAGGGATGGCCCATCCATCCTCAGAGCCAATTAAATCCTCCCCACAGAGTTTCCTGGGAGGAACACGAGGAAGCGCCACATGCCTTGCAGAATACAAACCAGTTTTGGTCAAAGGCAAAAGGCTAAAAAAGTTCAAGAGAGGCTAAACCCAGATGTGAAAAAGGTCCACCCAAACACCCCTCCTGACCTGTCTGGAGGCAGTCTGGAAGCGATGATGATGACAGCTCTCTTCCAGATCTGACTCCACTTCTCTCCCTGCTCCACCCCTAGCCACTGAGGACCCATTACATAGCCTCACACAGCTTCACTTCCTACCTTCCTGCTTGTGAGCAATTAGTCTCTTAAATGCTCTTGGACAGGTAGTTGGGAAATGCCCAAAGCAAGCAGGAGGAGAGGCAAGCCTTTCTGTCATCATCAGAAATGACCAAAGAAAGAAGAGTTAGCCAATGGCAGGGTCAGTTTCACAGGTTACACTAGGTACGGCAGGGGTTGACAAGCAtcctttttatatttatcaaCTTAAATGTTTGAGTTTTCTTCAATAAGAAATATCAGAAATGACCATAAAATTTACtacaatatacagaatccagTTGTTTCCAccccaattaaaaaaagatgaatgtgAGTCTGCTTATAACTTCAGTATGGCGTCTTAGCCAAATGAGTCAGTCTATTTTCTTAGTTAGAGCCATTGTTTGTCTAATCTCCCAGGGCAGAGAAGAGAACGAATTTACTCCCAGACCATCTCCACcctttgaaaatgaaattacTTCTTCAACTTCATACTCATTTGACTTTCAGTCTGAGTTATTTCTTGAGGCAGTGATCTCCAATACAAccacttgctttttaaaaaaaaagatttattttatttttgttattttaaattacgtgtgtgtttgcctgcacgtGGGTATTGCACACAGCTGTAGGaagcctcagaggccagaaggtcagatcgcctggaactggaggtacaatTATGAGCCACCTGGCATTGATGCTGGGAGCTAAACTCTGGTctttgggaagagcagcaagtgccttaaaCACTGAACCACATCTCTAGCCCCCATAACCATTTCTTAACCAAAGGAAAAATCATTTAAGTCCCAGTGTGCATTTCAACCAATGATAACAAAGACTTGCTTCTAAGCCCAAGCGAGTAACAGGTACCTGATGTTTTATACAGAAGAGAAGTACACATCTGGACAAAACTATGAGATATCTATCTCTCCTGGCATTGGGAGCAGCACACAGTGGACCcctcagagaaaggaaaacacatgaTATGATCCTTACAACTATCTCATGAAtgtcttgctttttttcctgctgaagATCACCCCTTGGGGgtgtaggcaaaaaaaaaaatccccaagaaaAGCAGGAGTCTTTGTTAATGAAGGAGAGAAGAGTTTGCGCTACAGCCCAAACAGACAAGGTAGAGAGAAAGTTCCAGCGAGAACCATAAATTGTAAAGAGGAACCAGACAAATCTTATAATTGAAAAATATAGTCACTGAAATACCTATTTCACCAGATAGGTAAAATCACAACattgaaaagacagaagaaaccGAAAGATAGATctataaaaatacaatacaatGTAAAAATTCTGACAAATGGCaatgacaaatattttattattacccattattatgaagagaaaatggaaacgACAGTGTGAATGACTTCAGATTTCTCATAAATGACAAAGGGTGAGGAAATAGGAAGGACATTGTATAAAATAACGAGAATCATCAGCCTAGAGTTCTATATCCAGTGGAAATATTCTTCGTGAATAAAAGTCAAATACACAGATAGGCAGGAAGGGAAAACAAGGAGAATTCATTGTCAGAAACCCATGTGAGAACTATTGCTAAAGTGATTCTGCAAGCAGAATCGAAAGGTTGCAAAAAGAACCTGACTTgagatgtctcagttggtaaattgcttactgtgcaaacatgaggaatTTGACTTCAGATTcttaaactcatttaaaaatccaGGAAAAGTAGTCATACATGTAATTATGGTAGTGGCAAGATCCCTGGGTCCCGCTTGTCCACCTGCCTAGCTGCATTGGagagctccatgttcagtgagggACCTATTTCAGAAAGTAAGTTGGACTGTGATTGATGAAGAAATCCTCATCACCAGCCTCTGGTccttatatatatgcatactctTGTGCATATACAATGTGCATGTACAGGTGAGTGCACAAGAACCCAAGAAcccatgcatgaacacacatgcacgaacacacacacacacacacacacacacacacacacacacacacaccaaatataagaaataaaaagcaatttggaTGAAGGGAAAGCAAGAGAAATGATATCTGTCTGTGTACATATAATGGAGCTCACTAGCCTTTTCCAGATCTTTAATATATGTTAACAGGGAGAAGCTTAGCCAGTAAAAGCCCTgaccgatgacctgagtttgatccctggaacctacataaaAGTCCTGATGTCATGGTAGTGGCATGctgctgtaatctcagcactcctatAGTGAGataggagacaggagaattgctcaGAAACCTGTAGGCCAGCTAGCCTGATGGAGAGAGTGGAAGGCAGTGGTAGGAggaagagaaaccctgcctcaaaagcaagGTGAGGGCAAGAACCGGCTCTGGAAAGTTGTCCCCGGGCCTCTACACACGTACCACAGCAATCTGTATGCACAGCAATGCCAGCCAATCAAGATGTCGAAAGGTAGAAGCACAAATTATAACAGTGTCAGACACGTTTAATGTTGTGTGCAGACGTAATGCATGAAACGTAACTATTTAAAGAGGAAGGGATAATGAACTGACATGGTGACAAGGTCCTGcattctgctttaaaaatggTAAGATGTTGACTCCAAACTCACAGCAGTAAGTTAGTACACATGACACTTTCCCCATACTAACTACCTAAATACTACACAAACTCAAAAATATAGCAACTTAATGCAAAAATTCAGATCCAAAAGGTGGTAGAAAGGGAAAACAGGGCTGAAACACAATTAGCACAAAGAAGAATCATATAATAAGATGGTAGATTTGAGTTCCAACATAAgggttaattaaaatatatatagctcaaagGCAACATTGTCAAGAAGTGtcagaaacacacaaaatatccATTTATATACTCTCTACAATAAATTCTTTCCAAGCATTATATTTTCCAAGGTAGGCAAACAGAGGCTAGGAAAATTTACATGATGCAAATCTAGTGTAAAGGGTACTTAAATTGACCTATCACTATCaaagtgtgtatatatgaaaAGTTACCCAGATAATGAGAATATAACACAATGATTAAAGGTCATTCTGCAATAAGAAACAGTCCTAAATGTGTGT
Encoded proteins:
- the Wnt2 gene encoding protein Wnt-2, producing MNVPLGGIWLWLPLLLTWHTPEVSSSWWYMRATSGSSRVMCDNVPGLVSRQRQLCHRHPDVMRAIGLGVAEWTAECQHQFRQHRWNCNTLDRDHSLFGRVLLRSSRESAFVYAISSAGVVFAITRACSQGELKSCSCDPKKKGSAKDSKGTFDWGGCSDNIDYGIKFARAFVDAKERKGKDARALMNLHNNRAGRKAVKRFLKQECKCHGVSGSCTLRTCWLAMADFRKTGDYLWRKYNGAIQVVMNQDGTGFTVANKRFKKPTKNDLVYFENSPDYCIRDREAGSLGTAGRVCNLTSRGMDSCEVMCCGRGYDTSHVTRMTKCECKFHWCCAVRCQDCLEALDVHTCKAPKNADWTTPT